The following are encoded together in the Aneurinibacillus sp. REN35 genome:
- a CDS encoding SpoIIE family protein phosphatase yields MAILIVDDNQVNRFVIEKILMNAGYTDCVSLPSAHELFEYLQMGEEKPQYPAVDLILLDIMMPEIDGIEACRRLQQTSHLKDIPIIFVTALEDSNKLAEALDVGGIDYIMKPINKVELLARIRVALRLKYEKDWHANQEKKIRDELDLAMQVQRSLLSEPVHENNLHITASYLPSFKLAGDMYYWHKIDKNRYGVILLDMMGHGISASLVCMFISSVLRDAIKLFVDPEWVIKELNRYMMLLYKRENYIHYYFTAIYLVIDTKNKTVEYVNAGHPQGYALLDGEKIQPLDSGCCAVGFFEDIDVQKSIIHYKDSIQIFLFTDGVTETLQKEGDEDLARLQSAATTHWDAADSPIDLVLPQDWQSGQADDMCIVMVQAN; encoded by the coding sequence ATGGCGATACTGATTGTAGATGATAACCAGGTTAACCGCTTCGTTATCGAAAAAATCCTTATGAACGCAGGATATACGGACTGTGTATCTCTTCCTTCCGCCCATGAATTGTTCGAATATCTACAAATGGGAGAGGAGAAACCTCAGTATCCTGCTGTTGATCTGATTCTGCTCGATATTATGATGCCAGAAATTGACGGGATTGAAGCCTGTCGACGCCTGCAGCAAACCTCCCATCTAAAAGATATTCCGATCATTTTCGTTACTGCATTGGAGGATTCCAACAAATTGGCCGAGGCATTGGATGTAGGCGGCATCGACTACATTATGAAACCTATCAATAAAGTGGAGTTGCTCGCACGTATTCGTGTCGCTCTGCGGCTTAAATATGAGAAAGACTGGCACGCCAATCAGGAGAAGAAAATTCGCGACGAGCTTGACCTGGCGATGCAGGTACAGCGTAGTCTGCTCAGTGAACCGGTACACGAAAATAACCTCCATATCACCGCTTCTTATCTCCCTTCATTCAAGCTAGCCGGCGACATGTATTATTGGCATAAAATCGACAAGAATCGATATGGCGTCATTCTACTTGACATGATGGGACATGGGATTTCTGCCTCTCTCGTATGTATGTTTATCTCTTCTGTTCTACGGGATGCCATCAAGCTTTTTGTAGACCCGGAATGGGTCATCAAAGAACTCAACCGCTATATGATGCTTTTGTATAAACGGGAGAATTACATTCATTATTACTTTACCGCCATTTATCTTGTTATTGATACCAAAAATAAAACCGTGGAGTACGTAAACGCGGGGCATCCACAAGGCTACGCTTTATTGGATGGAGAAAAAATACAGCCGCTTGATAGCGGTTGCTGTGCGGTTGGATTCTTTGAAGATATTGATGTACAGAAATCCATCATCCACTATAAGGATAGTATTCAAATCTTTTTATTTACTGATGGTGTTACAGAAACTCTGCAAAAGGAAGGCGATGAAGACCTCGCGCGTTTACAATCCGCAGCTACGACTCATTGGGACGCAGCAGATTCCCCCATCGACCTTGTATTGCCTCAGGATTGGCAAAGCGGACAGGCTGATGACATGTGCATTGTTATGGTTCAAGCCAATTAA
- a CDS encoding CheR family methyltransferase, protein MNNKDNELWLSVEESQINERENLEIDLLLEAIYRVSGFDFRKYMRSSIGRRIQNRMRLDKISTITGVLERVLHQPGYMDKLLSDFSINVTEMFRDPSFFYSFRKKVVPLLREYPEIRIWHAGCASGEEAFSMAILMEEEGLGEQTKIYATDMNEVILKRAEEGVFSINRMQTYTKNYLQAGGIRAFSEYYTTDHRHAYLHRSLSKNIVFAQHNLVTDSSFNEFHVIICRNVLIYFTSELQNQVHELFYESLCKKGFLGLGSKESLRSVKRAECYEDFDTLERIYRKL, encoded by the coding sequence ATGAATAATAAAGACAATGAGCTATGGCTTTCCGTAGAGGAATCGCAGATAAATGAACGGGAGAACCTTGAGATTGACTTGCTTCTTGAAGCAATCTATCGAGTTTCTGGTTTTGATTTCCGTAAGTATATGCGTTCTTCTATCGGGAGAAGGATTCAGAATCGAATGCGGCTTGATAAAATATCCACAATAACCGGTGTGTTGGAGCGTGTGCTTCATCAGCCGGGATATATGGATAAGCTTCTAAGCGATTTCTCTATCAATGTAACGGAGATGTTTCGTGATCCTAGCTTTTTCTACTCCTTCCGAAAAAAGGTTGTGCCGCTGTTGCGGGAATACCCTGAGATCCGCATCTGGCATGCGGGGTGCGCAAGTGGCGAGGAAGCATTTTCTATGGCGATTCTGATGGAAGAAGAGGGATTAGGTGAGCAGACGAAAATTTATGCCACTGATATGAACGAGGTAATACTGAAGAGAGCTGAGGAGGGTGTCTTCTCTATCAATCGGATGCAGACATATACGAAGAATTATCTGCAAGCAGGAGGCATCCGGGCATTTTCTGAGTATTATACGACTGATCATCGACATGCATATCTTCATCGCTCACTTTCGAAGAATATTGTGTTCGCCCAGCATAATCTTGTGACAGATAGCTCGTTTAATGAATTTCACGTAATTATTTGTCGGAATGTATTGATTTACTTTACGTCTGAATTACAAAATCAAGTACATGAGTTATTCTATGAGAGTCTTTGTAAAAAGGGCTTCCTTGGTCTCGGAAGCAAGGAATCACTTCGCTCTGTAAAGCGTGCTGAATGCTATGAAGACTTTGATACTCTAGAGAGAATTTATCGAAAGCTATAA
- a CDS encoding ATP-binding protein: MSFKKKQFLGFGMILLFIVILLGAIIIMMNSVRNDLLEIVGDRYGKVKAATEIRQNFSASDRELLYLLNGLNTADMKTSIQTIESGRAKIQADIRMLSGILNRQKSQELLAELQTQYGIYVEIERKIIQNIQAGMPVDDFRPLLEDQREKRSTLVNQISQFKEYQESLMDEALQRANGTYEMMLNFTVIAVAICLVISMGVALWVIRSTSLQLHKITQVMGQVDFTNTTSLPRIEAKTKDEIGQIALAFNEMASSLEEHNRKEQRYNERIGEQNWLQTRIADIATMYQGIASVETLAGRFIDRICEMTGASLGVFYIRESEAEGARFVKLAAFASHMDGAGREKIRLGEGLIGQCARDGRVRYVEDIPNNYQPIVSGLGEVRPASIMIAPVKFEGNVVAVVELASLTAFTPLQQKLLEQLLDTLGITVNSVLGRMEVERLLKESQAMTEELQAQSEELQAQSEELQMQSEELRMINEQLEERSEEAEQKSSELERAKTELEEKAEQLLLSSKYKSEFLANMSHELRTPLNSILILSEMLSENQDGTSVEEQREFAQVIHSSGQDLLTLINDILDLSKVEAGKLDIMFSEMNMSELPVRLERNFSHIAKQKELAFTIEKSEDLPDIFYTDEQRFQQILKNLLSNAFKFTETGSVSVIMRKVEESSVAKWIRTEGADCWLEISVTDTGIGIPREKQNLIFEAFQQADGATMRKYGGTGLGLSICREFVRLLGGWVTVVSEEGQGSTFILYVPSLPNGLSRTEEVTSVAIEVAAGALETEEKELHLLPLGVPEEQGRNTSVPLLPAEDENVFRGKNVIVVDDDNRNIFALKNALENEGMHVITAWNGMECLQVMNTMETIDVVLMDIMMPDMDGYETMRCIREVDRFADLPIIALTAKAMKGDREKCLEAGASDYISKPLKLEQLMSVMRVWLTK, from the coding sequence ATGAGCTTTAAGAAGAAACAATTCTTGGGATTCGGGATGATCTTACTCTTCATTGTCATCTTGTTGGGCGCTATCATCATCATGATGAACAGCGTCAGGAACGATCTTCTAGAGATTGTGGGAGATCGCTACGGTAAGGTGAAGGCGGCAACAGAGATTAGACAGAATTTCTCGGCATCCGATCGGGAACTTCTTTATCTGCTTAATGGACTGAATACAGCCGATATGAAGACAAGCATCCAAACGATAGAAAGCGGTCGGGCAAAGATTCAGGCTGATATAAGAATGCTTTCGGGGATATTGAACCGGCAGAAATCTCAAGAGCTACTTGCTGAACTTCAAACGCAATACGGTATATATGTAGAGATAGAACGAAAAATCATTCAAAACATACAAGCAGGAATGCCGGTAGATGACTTCCGCCCGCTTCTTGAGGATCAGCGTGAGAAGCGTTCCACTCTTGTGAATCAGATTTCTCAATTTAAAGAGTATCAGGAAAGTCTGATGGATGAAGCTCTGCAGCGGGCGAACGGTACCTATGAGATGATGCTGAACTTTACGGTTATAGCTGTTGCAATCTGCCTTGTCATCAGCATGGGAGTCGCGCTTTGGGTGATTCGCAGCACTTCATTGCAACTCCATAAAATCACGCAGGTTATGGGACAGGTAGATTTTACGAACACCACCTCCCTACCGCGAATCGAGGCTAAAACCAAGGATGAAATTGGTCAGATTGCGCTTGCGTTTAATGAGATGGCCTCCTCTTTGGAAGAGCATAATCGAAAAGAACAGAGGTATAATGAAAGAATTGGCGAGCAGAATTGGCTGCAAACAAGGATTGCCGATATTGCTACGATGTATCAGGGAATTGCGTCTGTTGAGACGCTTGCCGGACGCTTTATTGATCGGATATGTGAGATGACGGGGGCGTCCCTTGGTGTATTCTACATTCGCGAAAGCGAAGCAGAAGGAGCAAGGTTTGTTAAACTGGCAGCGTTCGCTTCGCATATGGACGGTGCAGGGAGAGAGAAGATTCGTCTAGGTGAAGGACTGATCGGACAATGTGCACGGGATGGTCGGGTTCGCTACGTGGAAGACATTCCGAACAATTATCAACCGATCGTATCTGGACTTGGCGAAGTGCGGCCGGCAAGCATCATGATCGCTCCGGTTAAATTCGAAGGAAACGTCGTGGCAGTTGTTGAATTGGCAAGTCTTACAGCCTTCACGCCGCTACAGCAAAAGCTTTTAGAGCAACTGCTTGATACATTAGGGATTACGGTGAATAGCGTGCTGGGCAGAATGGAAGTAGAGCGTCTATTAAAAGAGTCGCAGGCTATGACAGAAGAGCTGCAGGCACAATCCGAAGAATTGCAGGCACAATCTGAGGAATTGCAGATGCAATCTGAAGAGCTGCGGATGATTAATGAACAGTTAGAAGAGCGCAGCGAGGAAGCGGAGCAGAAATCGAGTGAGCTAGAACGTGCCAAAACAGAGCTTGAGGAGAAGGCAGAACAGCTGCTGCTCAGCTCTAAATATAAATCGGAATTTCTCGCGAATATGTCGCATGAACTGCGTACGCCGCTTAATAGCATCCTTATTCTTTCTGAGATGCTGTCTGAGAATCAAGATGGCACTTCCGTGGAGGAACAGCGAGAATTTGCACAGGTTATTCATTCTTCTGGACAAGATTTATTAACATTAATCAATGATATTTTAGATCTATCTAAGGTCGAAGCAGGAAAGCTTGATATTATGTTTAGCGAGATGAATATGAGTGAGCTTCCAGTTAGGTTAGAGCGGAATTTCTCTCATATAGCAAAGCAAAAAGAATTGGCTTTTACGATCGAGAAGAGCGAAGATCTTCCGGATATTTTCTATACAGATGAGCAGAGATTTCAACAAATCTTGAAGAATTTATTATCCAACGCCTTTAAATTTACAGAAACAGGTTCGGTCTCTGTAATCATGCGCAAAGTTGAAGAGTCGAGTGTGGCCAAGTGGATCAGAACCGAGGGGGCCGATTGCTGGCTTGAGATCTCGGTTACAGATACAGGCATTGGGATTCCGCGTGAGAAGCAGAATTTGATTTTTGAAGCGTTCCAGCAGGCGGATGGAGCGACGATGCGCAAGTATGGTGGAACCGGGCTTGGCTTATCGATCTGTCGAGAGTTTGTGCGTCTGTTAGGCGGATGGGTTACCGTAGTAAGTGAAGAAGGGCAAGGAAGCACATTTATTCTCTATGTCCCAAGTCTGCCAAATGGGCTCTCACGGACGGAAGAAGTAACTTCTGTCGCTATAGAAGTTGCCGCAGGAGCTTTAGAGACAGAAGAGAAGGAGTTACATTTACTTCCTTTAGGAGTGCCTGAAGAGCAGGGAAGAAATACAAGTGTACCGCTCCTGCCCGCAGAAGATGAGAATGTGTTCCGAGGAAAAAATGTAATCGTGGTCGATGATGATAACCGTAATATTTTTGCATTGAAAAATGCGCTTGAAAATGAAGGCATGCATGTGATTACAGCATGGAACGGAATGGAGTGTCTTCAGGTAATGAATACGATGGAGACGATCGATGTTGTGCTCATGGACATTATGATGCCGGATATGGACGGGTATGAGACAATGCGCTGCATTCGTGAAGTAGATAGGTTCGCTGATCTTCCGATTATTGCATTAACAGCAAAAGCAATGAAGGGTGATCGAGAGAAATGTTTAGAGGCAGGGGCATCGGATTATATCAGTAAGCCGCTAAAGCTTGAGCAATTGATGTCTGTGATGCGAGTATGGTTGACGAAGTAG
- a CDS encoding glycerol-3-phosphate dehydrogenase/oxidase — protein sequence MNQLFASKQRAHILREMENKQFDVLVIGGGITGAGIALDAQSRGMNTALIEMQDFAAGTSSRSTKLVHGGLRYLKQLEFKLVAEVGKERAIVYENAPHVTTPEWMLLPMIEGGTYGKFATSIGLRVYDTLAGVKRDERRIMLSKEETLQKEPLLRTDKLKGGGYYVEYRTDDARLTMEVMKEAVHRGAKALNYVKAEELLYENEKIIGVVAVDQLSGEKRTLRAKKVINAAGPWVDKIREKDGSKKGKRLHLTKGIHLVIDGKRFPLRQSVYFDTPDGRMVFAIPREGKTYIGTTDTNYQGDIANPKMTVEDRDYIIRAANFMFPTLKLTANDVESSWAGLRPLIHEDGKSPSELSRKDEIFISESGLLTIAGGKLTGYRKMAERIIDLVASQLKEEGQGSYPGCSTDKIRLSGGDVGGSDNFDAFVQQQVKEGIAVGLSAEDAEQLARRYGSNVNRLYTMIRERRESAASSGLSKAVFASVVYAMEEEMAATPEDYFVRRTGALYFNIDWVTQWKEPVMAYMGRVLNWNEQEITQHRERLEQLIHDATTPSVGVATASA from the coding sequence ATGAATCAACTATTTGCAAGTAAGCAGCGAGCGCATATTCTACGTGAGATGGAAAATAAACAATTTGACGTTCTTGTGATCGGGGGTGGCATCACCGGAGCCGGTATTGCACTGGATGCACAATCACGGGGAATGAACACGGCACTTATAGAAATGCAGGATTTCGCAGCAGGGACTTCGAGTCGCTCCACTAAGCTTGTGCATGGCGGCCTGCGCTATTTGAAGCAACTTGAATTCAAGCTGGTCGCTGAAGTAGGTAAAGAGCGTGCCATCGTCTATGAGAATGCGCCTCATGTAACGACACCGGAGTGGATGCTGCTGCCGATGATTGAAGGCGGCACGTACGGTAAGTTTGCTACATCCATCGGCCTGCGTGTATATGATACGCTTGCAGGCGTAAAACGCGATGAGCGGCGCATTATGCTAAGTAAGGAAGAAACATTACAAAAAGAACCACTGCTTCGTACAGATAAGCTAAAAGGTGGCGGCTATTATGTAGAATACCGTACGGATGATGCCAGACTGACGATGGAAGTGATGAAGGAAGCGGTACACCGGGGAGCTAAGGCGCTTAACTATGTAAAGGCAGAAGAGCTTCTGTATGAGAATGAAAAAATCATAGGAGTTGTTGCAGTAGATCAGTTAAGCGGAGAGAAGCGTACCCTTCGTGCCAAGAAAGTGATCAATGCGGCCGGTCCGTGGGTGGATAAAATTCGTGAAAAGGACGGCTCGAAAAAAGGCAAGCGTCTGCACTTAACGAAGGGCATCCATCTTGTCATAGACGGTAAAAGATTTCCGCTTCGGCAGTCTGTCTACTTCGATACACCGGATGGCCGTATGGTTTTTGCTATTCCACGTGAGGGCAAAACATACATCGGAACGACAGATACGAATTACCAAGGCGATATTGCAAATCCCAAGATGACCGTAGAAGACCGTGATTATATTATACGTGCGGCAAACTTTATGTTTCCTACATTGAAGCTTACCGCCAACGACGTAGAATCAAGCTGGGCAGGCCTGCGTCCGCTCATTCATGAGGATGGGAAGTCTCCGTCTGAGCTATCCCGCAAAGATGAGATTTTCATCTCCGAGTCTGGGCTGCTAACGATTGCGGGCGGCAAACTCACAGGGTACCGCAAGATGGCGGAGCGTATCATTGATCTGGTTGCATCCCAACTAAAGGAGGAAGGACAGGGATCATATCCGGGCTGCTCAACGGATAAGATCAGGCTCTCAGGTGGGGATGTAGGCGGCTCAGATAACTTTGATGCGTTTGTACAACAGCAGGTGAAAGAAGGAATTGCGGTAGGGCTATCTGCAGAGGATGCGGAGCAGTTGGCACGCCGCTACGGCTCAAATGTAAACAGACTGTATACGATGATTCGTGAACGGAGAGAGAGTGCTGCATCCTCTGGATTATCGAAGGCCGTCTTTGCTTCTGTTGTCTATGCGATGGAAGAAGAGATGGCGGCTACGCCGGAGGATTACTTTGTCCGTCGCACTGGCGCTCTATATTTTAATATTGATTGGGTTACGCAATGGAAAGAACCTGTCATGGCTTATATGGGCAGGGTGCTGAACTGGAATGAGCAAGAAATCACGCAGCATAGAGAGCGTTTAGAGCAGCTCATCCATGATGCGACAACTCCATCAGTCGGAGTCGCTACGGCCTCGGCTTAA
- the glpK gene encoding glycerol kinase GlpK has protein sequence MEKKYVLALDQGTTSSRAILFNKEGKIVTVAQREFPQYFPKPGWVEHNAHEIWGSILAVIAEALSNSNIKPKEIAAIGITNQRETTVVWDKNTGDPVYHAIVWQSRQTSDICNELKAKGYADMVRDKTGLLIDAYFSGTKVKWILDNIEGVRERAEAGDLLFGTIDTWLIWRLSGGQAHVTDYSNASRTLMYNIYEQQWDDELLEMLGIPRSMLPEVRPSSEIYGETVDYHFFGERIPIAGAAGDQQAALFGQACYEKGMAKNTYGTGCFMLMNTGETAVKSEHGLLTTLAWGIDGKVEYALEGSIFVAGSAIQWLRDGLRMLKSATDSEQYAKRVDSTGGVYMVPAFVGLGTPYWDSDVRGAIFGLTRGTEKEHFIRATLESLAYQTKDVLSAMEADSGIELKTLRVDGGAVKNDFLMQFQSDILGVPVERPVINETTALGAAYLAGLAVGFWSSREEIAAKWQMEKQFEVDMKEEESAQLYAGWKKAVEATMGFKIKQ, from the coding sequence ATGGAAAAGAAATACGTTCTTGCTTTGGATCAAGGAACAACCAGCTCGCGCGCCATCTTATTCAATAAAGAAGGTAAAATTGTAACCGTTGCGCAAAGAGAATTCCCGCAGTACTTTCCAAAACCAGGTTGGGTTGAACATAATGCGCATGAAATCTGGGGTTCTATTCTTGCGGTGATTGCGGAAGCGCTCTCAAACTCAAATATTAAGCCAAAAGAGATTGCGGCCATCGGTATTACGAATCAGCGGGAGACAACTGTCGTGTGGGATAAGAATACGGGCGATCCTGTCTACCACGCCATTGTTTGGCAATCTCGCCAGACCTCTGATATATGCAATGAATTGAAAGCTAAAGGATACGCTGATATGGTGCGCGATAAGACCGGACTTCTGATTGACGCTTACTTCTCCGGCACGAAAGTTAAATGGATACTTGATAATATAGAAGGTGTAAGAGAGAGGGCGGAAGCGGGCGATCTGCTGTTTGGAACGATCGATACGTGGCTGATTTGGCGTCTGTCGGGGGGACAGGCCCATGTAACAGACTACTCCAATGCTTCTCGTACATTGATGTACAATATTTATGAACAGCAATGGGATGACGAATTATTAGAGATGCTTGGCATACCTCGCAGCATGCTGCCGGAGGTGCGTCCTTCCTCTGAAATATATGGAGAGACAGTTGATTATCATTTCTTCGGTGAACGCATTCCGATTGCCGGAGCCGCCGGGGATCAGCAGGCAGCTTTGTTCGGACAGGCTTGCTATGAGAAAGGAATGGCTAAGAACACATATGGCACAGGCTGCTTCATGCTGATGAATACGGGTGAGACGGCTGTAAAATCTGAGCATGGTCTTCTCACTACGCTGGCCTGGGGAATTGATGGCAAAGTCGAGTATGCGCTTGAAGGAAGCATATTTGTAGCTGGTTCAGCCATCCAATGGCTGCGTGATGGGCTGCGTATGCTGAAATCTGCGACTGATAGTGAACAATATGCCAAGCGTGTAGATTCTACGGGTGGCGTGTATATGGTCCCTGCCTTTGTTGGATTGGGTACGCCGTACTGGGATAGTGATGTGCGCGGTGCTATCTTCGGCTTAACTCGTGGTACAGAAAAAGAGCACTTTATTCGTGCGACGCTTGAATCGCTCGCGTACCAAACAAAGGATGTATTGTCCGCCATGGAAGCGGATTCTGGCATCGAATTGAAGACGCTGCGTGTAGATGGCGGTGCGGTGAAAAATGATTTTCTTATGCAGTTCCAAAGCGATATTCTCGGCGTGCCAGTAGAACGTCCCGTAATCAATGAAACGACTGCACTTGGCGCTGCTTATCTTGCGGGCCTGGCTGTCGGATTCTGGAGCAGTCGAGAAGAAATTGCAGCCAAATGGCAGATGGAGAAGCAATTTGAGGTAGATATGAAAGAAGAAGAAAGCGCACAACTGTACGCGGGCTGGAAGAAGGCTGTTGAGGCGACGATGGGTTTTAAAATCAAACAGTAA
- a CDS encoding MIP/aquaporin family protein, whose product MSPFLGEIIGTMILIILGDGVVAGVVLKKTKAHDSGWIVITLGWGLAVAMAAYAVGGISGAHLNPALTIGLAVAGQFPWSDVPMYILAQLIGAFLGAVVVWLHYLPHWKVTEDPAAKLAVFATDPAIPHRVSNVISEIIGTFVLVLGILAIGANKFADGLNPFIVGFLIVSIGLSLGGTTGYAINPARDLGPRIAHAVLPIAGKGSSNWGYAWIPIVGPIIGGVLGAWFYAMFFTA is encoded by the coding sequence ATGTCACCGTTCTTAGGAGAAATAATAGGAACTATGATTTTGATTATTTTGGGTGACGGTGTTGTCGCAGGTGTGGTACTAAAGAAGACAAAAGCGCATGATTCCGGTTGGATTGTAATTACACTAGGCTGGGGGCTTGCCGTTGCGATGGCTGCCTATGCGGTCGGCGGTATTAGCGGAGCACACTTAAATCCCGCTTTGACGATTGGACTTGCGGTTGCAGGGCAATTTCCGTGGAGTGATGTCCCGATGTATATTCTAGCCCAGTTAATCGGCGCTTTTCTCGGTGCTGTAGTCGTGTGGCTGCACTATCTTCCGCATTGGAAAGTAACAGAAGACCCGGCGGCTAAGCTGGCAGTATTTGCGACGGACCCAGCAATTCCTCACCGTGTTTCAAATGTCATCAGCGAAATTATTGGAACATTTGTGCTTGTACTTGGAATTTTGGCAATTGGAGCAAATAAGTTTGCTGATGGGCTGAATCCGTTTATTGTCGGCTTCTTAATCGTCAGCATCGGATTATCGTTAGGAGGAACGACCGGCTATGCGATTAACCCGGCCAGAGATTTAGGTCCGCGTATTGCCCATGCTGTACTGCCGATCGCAGGAAAGGGAAGTTCCAACTGGGGATATGCCTGGATTCCAATTGTCGGGCCTATTATTGGTGGAGTGCTTGGTGCTTGGTTTTATGCCATGTTTTTTACAGCATAG
- a CDS encoding glycerol-3-phosphate responsive antiterminator — translation MSFFNQQVLPAVRQMKDFDILLRSRFEYMVLLDSHIGQLKSIVETAKRHDKKLLVHVDLIQGLRNDEYATEFLCQEIKPAGVISTRKSAVMTAKKNKVLAIQRLFLLDTNALETSYRLVDQTQPDFIEVLPGVMPHIIAEVYEQVKIPVLAGGLIRTVSDAQMALNGGAIAVTTSRREIWKHFSPVK, via the coding sequence ATGAGTTTTTTTAATCAACAGGTATTGCCGGCTGTACGACAGATGAAGGACTTTGATATTCTTTTGCGCAGCCGCTTTGAGTATATGGTGCTGCTTGATAGTCATATCGGACAGCTCAAAAGCATTGTAGAGACAGCAAAACGGCATGATAAGAAGCTGCTTGTACATGTAGACTTGATTCAAGGCTTACGAAACGATGAGTATGCCACAGAGTTCTTATGTCAGGAAATTAAGCCGGCGGGTGTGATCTCTACACGTAAAAGCGCTGTTATGACAGCCAAAAAGAATAAAGTACTAGCGATTCAACGCCTCTTTTTGTTGGATACAAATGCGCTTGAGACAAGCTATCGACTGGTTGATCAGACGCAGCCTGATTTCATTGAAGTCTTGCCGGGTGTTATGCCTCATATTATTGCTGAAGTATATGAGCAAGTGAAGATTCCGGTCCTGGCGGGTGGACTAATCCGTACCGTTTCGGATGCGCAAATGGCGCTCAATGGAGGGGCTATTGCAGTTACTACGTCGCGTAGAGAGATATGGAAGCATTTTTCGCCTGTGAAGTAA